A segment of the Prochlorococcus sp. RS04 genome:
TCATATCCAAATAATGAATCAAGATAATCTTGAAAGTCAGGAAAACCTTTCTCGAAATTATTATTTTCTTTATCATCCTGGTTTTTTTCATCCGAACTATTTTTTCTTACATTAGGATCACGTAGATATTCGTATGCTTCGTTAATTAATTTAAATCTTTCTTCTGCATTAAGATCGTTTTTATTTAAATCTGGATGCCATTTTCTTGCTTCTCTTCGAAAGGCCTTTTTAAGTTCTTTATCATCGAAATCAGGGGGTAAACCCAAAATCGACAAATAGTCTTTTTTAGAGGAAGTAGTCATTGTCCCATGGATCATCGTCCCTAGAATTACCATACCTCGAATTTCTATAATTTCTATTCATTTGATTATCCCAAGGGTCATCATCCCAATAATCATCAGAAAAGAGTTCATCCTTTAATGATCCAAATGTATTTTTAATACCCTGTAAGGGATTATTATCAGTTTTCTTTTCAGCAGCAAATTTTCTATTTAAGCCGAATAATGCTTCTTGTAGAGCACTTACTGATATTTCTAGTTCTTGAGGATCATCGTCATCAATATACTCTTCAACATCTTGAATAGCCAATTCAACAGCTCGTTGTTGCCTTTCGGCCCCATAAGGGCCAAATTCTAATGAGGCATCTCTAAGTCTTCTCTCAGCTTGCGCAATAAGAGTTAAAGCACTATTTTTTCTATCAATTACAGCTCTTGTCTTTCTATCTTCATTAGCTTTCGCTTTAGCTTCTTCAATTATCGAATTTATTTCTTGTTCATTTAAATTAGAACCTCCAGAGATTGTAACTGTTTGCTTTCTTCCTGTTGTCCTATCAGTAGCACTTACTTCTAAAAGACCATTAGCATCAATATCAAATGCTACCTGGACTTGAGGTATCCCTCTTGGCGCTGGAGGTATTCCTGATAGTCTAAATTTACCGAGTGATTTATTTTCAGATGCTAAAGGCCTTTCTCCCTGGCGTACTTGAACAACAACTGATGATTGATTTGCTTCAGACGTACTAAAAACATCAGATTGTCTAACTGGTATTGGAGTATTACGCGGAATGAGTACCTTCATAAGACCACCAATAGTTTCTAAACCTAAAGATAAAGGAGTAACGTCATTTAGAAGTAAATCTTGTAAATCACCACTAATAATTCCAGATTGTATTGCAGCTCCAACTGCTACTACTTCATCAGGATTAACAGATTGACAAGGATCATTTGGAACAAGAGTCTTTACTAATTGTTGAACCATTGGGATTCTTGTGCTTCCACCTACAAGAACTACCTCATCAATATCCTCTGCATTCCATCCAGAATCATCTAAAGCTATTTGCACAGGCTCTAATAATCTATCAAGTAAATCTTGTGATAATGACTCAAATATTTTTCTATTTAATGTTTCTTCAATATGTAACGGTCCCTCATTACTTGTTGTGATAAATGGTAAAGATATTTTTGTTTTTTGCAAACCTGACAATTCACATTTTGCTTTTTCAGCAGCCTCAGTTAATCTCTGTAAAGCTTGTCTATCCCTTCTTAGATCAATATCATGTTTAGCTAGAAATTTTTCTGCGAGCCAATCAACTATTTTTGAATCAAAATTGTTACCTCCTAGCTGTGTATCTCCACAAGTGGCTTTAACATCAAATACACCATTAGAAATTTTCAACAATGAAACATCAAATGTTCCTCCTCCTAAATCAAAAACTAAAACATTATTAGAAGAACTTTTTTCAAAACCATAAGCAAGAGCAGCAGCAGTAGGTTCATTTAAAATTCTATCTACTTTAATACCAGCTAATATTGCAGAATCCTTTGTAGCCTGCCTTTGAGATTCATTAAAGTAAGCAGGGACAGTAATAACTGCAGAATCAACCGTATCTCCAAGATAAGTTTCAGCATCATTAATTAATTTTCTAATCAATGAGCTCACTAATTCTTCTGGTGCATATTCTCTTTCTGTATTTGGACTAAGAACTCTAACGCTTCCATTGGTATTAGCCTTTACGTTATAAGGAACAGAAATACTATTCTCATCTAATTCATCCCAGTCACTACCAATAAATCGTTTAAGGTTATAAAAGGTATTCTTAGGATTTAAAACAAGTTGTCTTCTCGCTTGGTCTCCTATTACTATTTCCTTGTCTTTTGTAAATCCAACTATTGAAGGTGTAGTTCTAGATCCTTCAGAATTTGCAATAACAATTGGACGACCAGCTTCTATAACTCCCACAACAGAGTTAGTAGTACCTAAATCAATTCCAACTATTTGCCCCATGATTTTAGATCGCTAAATTAAAGCAAAATTTACTAATAATTTAATTAATTTTTATCTTAGATATTTACATATAATAGTAAAAATCAAATATTTTCAACTTAATTTAAATAAATAAGATTATTTCTAACTGGTTAAAAGGATTACTATCTATTTTAAAAGATACTTTAAAGACAAAGGTGTTGATGTATTTAACCAAAATAAACTAATATAAAACGGAGAGAGAGGGATTCGAACCCTCGATAAAGTTGCCCCTATACAGCATTTCCAGTGCTGCGCCTTCAACCACTCGGCCACCTCTCCCAGGATAACCATTTTAACCCTTTATCATCCCATTTTAGAGGAAAGTTATTTGAAAAAGACTTTCACAGTCACGATTAAAAATAAGGAAACCGGAAAGGTCTACCAAGAGCAGGTTAATAGTGATGATTACATACTTAAGGAATTTGAAAAGAAAGGTTTCAAACTTGCATTTTCCTGTAGAAATGGTTGCTGTACAAGTTGTGCAGTTAAAATTAAATCTGGCACCTTAGAACAACCTGAAGCCATGGGTGTATCTCAGGCTTTAAAAGACAAAGGCTATGCACTACTTTGTGTCGCTAAAGCAACTTCAGATCTTGAGGTAGAAACAACATATGAAGATGAAGTTTACGATTTACAATTTGGACAATATTTTGGTAGGGGAAATACAAGAGTTGCACCACCTTGGGAATTTGAGGAAGATTAACTATCATGTTTGAATTAAGTGAAATAGAGGATCTTGCAAATCTAGTAAACTTATCCAGTTTGTATGAAATAGCCAAGAATTCCGCTCAAATTGGTAATGAAATTTTAAAAGTTAATTACAATAAAATTCAAAAAATATCATCAAAGGGTAGGAAGGGTGATCTAGTTACGAATGTAGATTTGGAAGTTGAAAATAAAATAAAAGAATATTTATTAGAAGAGACACCAAACATATCTATAAATGCAGAGGAATCGGGTAAATTAACCAAATCTTCGGACTTAACATGGTGTATAGACCCATTAGACGGTACTACAAATTATTCCCATGGATATCCTTTTTTTGGTACTTCTATTGGTCTTGTATATAAAAATAAGCCAATAATAGGCGCTATATCAGTACCTTATTTAAATGAACTATATTCAGCCTGTATAGGTATAGGCTCATTCTGCAATGATAGTGAACTTAAAGTATCGAATCCCTCTAATCTTTCTGAGAGTCTACTTGTAACTGGTTTCTCTTATGACAGATTTGAGACAGAGGATAATAATTATGCTGAATTTTGCTATTTAACACATAAAACTAGAGGTGTTAGAAGAGGAGGTGCAGCAGCAGTTGACCTGGCATTTGTTGCTGCAGGGAAGGTAGATGGATATTGGGAAAGAGGATTGGAAGTATGGGACTTAGCGGCCGGTGCTATCATTGTTAAAGAGGCTGGTGGTATTATTTCTGATTATCCATCAGGTGAATTTAAATTAAGTTCAGGAAAAATTTTAGCTTGTTCTCCCAGCCTTGAGAATGAATTAAAAAATGAACTAGATAAAGTCTCTCCATTTAAAAAAAATCTTTATACCTAAAATTATTTAAATATTTATATGACAGATATAAAGGAAATTAAATTAGTAGATGTAAAAAACAACTCAAACATCATAAATAAACTAAATAGTATTTATAAACTATGGGGATATGAAGAGGTTTCACCCTCATTTATTAATACTTTAGAGACCATAAAAGGCCGTGGGGTGATTGACGAAAATCAGGTTGTAGGAATAGTAAGTAATAATTCATTATGTCTTAGGCCAGAAATGACAACATCAATTGTCAAATTGTCATCTACTAGATTAATTAATAAAAAAAGACCTATAAGATTATTTACTAATGGAATGGTTTTTGATAAAAAACAAAATAATAAAAATTCATTTAATTTACAAGAAAAATTGCAGAGTGGAATTGAATTAATTGGATACGATACAAAATTTCCTGAAATTGAAGTTATTAACATTTTGTTTGATTCAATCGATAATATTAATTTGAAGGATGGTTGTAATTTATTTCTACTAGTAAGCACCACAAAAATAATGGACTTGATGCTGAACAAATATAGGAATAATAATTTTGAAGAAATTAAGCAAAGTCTAGTTAATTTTGATCAAGATAATTTATCTAAATTAGGAATAGATGAAGATGATAAATATATTCTTAAAGATCTTTTATTTACAAGAGGAGAACCAATTGCAATATTAAAAAAATTAAAAACCATATATGGTACTAGTAAAACATTGGA
Coding sequences within it:
- a CDS encoding ATP phosphoribosyltransferase regulatory subunit → MTDIKEIKLVDVKNNSNIINKLNSIYKLWGYEEVSPSFINTLETIKGRGVIDENQVVGIVSNNSLCLRPEMTTSIVKLSSTRLINKKRPIRLFTNGMVFDKKQNNKNSFNLQEKLQSGIELIGYDTKFPEIEVINILFDSIDNINLKDGCNLFLLVSTTKIMDLMLNKYRNNNFEEIKQSLVNFDQDNLSKLGIDEDDKYILKDLLFTRGEPIAILKKLKTIYGTSKTLDDLNFLFETLSKISNKYGVKLQLDPTFQPHLNLYEGIVFQLIGDNGKNKSIIAKGGRYDELVRSFSPNEKIFNGIGFTISVDILRNLIKEEKSEKKKILLMFKDSYLLEKGMNEQKIQQKKGNIAVLYLNPCDDLAKANQIMKENNCSEILWVK
- a CDS encoding 2Fe-2S iron-sulfur cluster-binding protein yields the protein MKKTFTVTIKNKETGKVYQEQVNSDDYILKEFEKKGFKLAFSCRNGCCTSCAVKIKSGTLEQPEAMGVSQALKDKGYALLCVAKATSDLEVETTYEDEVYDLQFGQYFGRGNTRVAPPWEFEED
- a CDS encoding J domain-containing protein — encoded protein: MVILGTMIHGTMTTSSKKDYLSILGLPPDFDDKELKKAFRREARKWHPDLNKNDLNAEERFKLINEAYEYLRDPNVRKNSSDEKNQDDKENNNFEKGFPDFQDYLDSLFGY
- the dnaK gene encoding molecular chaperone DnaK, coding for MGQIVGIDLGTTNSVVGVIEAGRPIVIANSEGSRTTPSIVGFTKDKEIVIGDQARRQLVLNPKNTFYNLKRFIGSDWDELDENSISVPYNVKANTNGSVRVLSPNTEREYAPEELVSSLIRKLINDAETYLGDTVDSAVITVPAYFNESQRQATKDSAILAGIKVDRILNEPTAAALAYGFEKSSSNNVLVFDLGGGTFDVSLLKISNGVFDVKATCGDTQLGGNNFDSKIVDWLAEKFLAKHDIDLRRDRQALQRLTEAAEKAKCELSGLQKTKISLPFITTSNEGPLHIEETLNRKIFESLSQDLLDRLLEPVQIALDDSGWNAEDIDEVVLVGGSTRIPMVQQLVKTLVPNDPCQSVNPDEVVAVGAAIQSGIISGDLQDLLLNDVTPLSLGLETIGGLMKVLIPRNTPIPVRQSDVFSTSEANQSSVVVQVRQGERPLASENKSLGKFRLSGIPPAPRGIPQVQVAFDIDANGLLEVSATDRTTGRKQTVTISGGSNLNEQEINSIIEEAKAKANEDRKTRAVIDRKNSALTLIAQAERRLRDASLEFGPYGAERQQRAVELAIQDVEEYIDDDDPQELEISVSALQEALFGLNRKFAAEKKTDNNPLQGIKNTFGSLKDELFSDDYWDDDPWDNQMNRNYRNSRYGNSRDDDPWDNDYFL
- a CDS encoding inositol monophosphatase family protein, giving the protein MFELSEIEDLANLVNLSSLYEIAKNSAQIGNEILKVNYNKIQKISSKGRKGDLVTNVDLEVENKIKEYLLEETPNISINAEESGKLTKSSDLTWCIDPLDGTTNYSHGYPFFGTSIGLVYKNKPIIGAISVPYLNELYSACIGIGSFCNDSELKVSNPSNLSESLLVTGFSYDRFETEDNNYAEFCYLTHKTRGVRRGGAAAVDLAFVAAGKVDGYWERGLEVWDLAAGAIIVKEAGGIISDYPSGEFKLSSGKILACSPSLENELKNELDKVSPFKKNLYT